A single genomic interval of Methylobacterium bullatum harbors:
- the gsiA_1 gene encoding Glutathione import ATP-binding protein GsiA, producing the protein MSPVLSVRGLRIDLSLPGRERRILDDISFDVAPREIVGVVGASGAGKTVLSRAVVNWIAPPLTIRSGEVRFRDRNLLTLPPREMRRLRRDIAYVGANPMGALDPTLPVGRQIVEKIRAVMPEVTAAEAQDRVIALLDAVRIPSARARFHDYPSQFSGGMMQRALIVDAMISNPALLVADNVTQPLDVTVAAQVIRLMRELTEGFDTAILFVSSSLPVAREAASRILVIDEGRLVEEQPTEALISAPRHPYTRELVAQIPAIWSVRPTVPAVPREARPPDTAIVSLRDVSQTYRVKKRGSFAGTSDLRAVRHVTFDIHKGDSFAVVGESGCGKSTLMRLLSRLERPTGGAVLCEGRDIARLSGAELLAFRRKLQLVLQDPFDSLPPRTGIGAMLEAPLRTHGWRGAGRIRDKVRDVMNDVGLPVSLYDQLPLGLSAGQRQRINVARAMVLDPEILLMDETLSALDQTEQFKLLALFDKLQRAHGLTYIYISHDLAMVRKACNRIAVMYLGEVVELADNERLFFDPGHPYTRTLLSAMPTLEERRYRPEDCLLEGEPPSPIDLPTGCSFRSRCPQAFETCVTLSPHLAVRGTRDLAACHLVTEPVTDSVAGAA; encoded by the coding sequence ATGAGCCCGGTTCTCTCCGTTCGCGGCCTGCGCATCGATCTGAGCCTTCCGGGGCGCGAGCGCCGGATCCTCGACGACATCTCGTTCGACGTCGCGCCGCGTGAGATCGTCGGCGTGGTCGGCGCGTCCGGCGCCGGCAAGACGGTGCTGTCCCGGGCGGTGGTCAACTGGATCGCGCCGCCCCTGACCATCCGCTCCGGCGAGGTGCGTTTCCGCGATCGCAACCTGCTGACGCTGCCCCCGCGAGAGATGCGGCGGCTGCGCCGCGACATCGCCTATGTCGGCGCCAATCCCATGGGCGCCCTCGATCCGACCCTCCCCGTGGGACGCCAGATCGTGGAGAAGATCCGGGCCGTGATGCCGGAGGTAACTGCGGCCGAGGCGCAGGACCGCGTCATCGCGCTCCTCGACGCCGTGCGCATCCCCTCGGCGAGGGCGCGCTTCCACGATTACCCCTCGCAGTTCTCAGGCGGGATGATGCAGCGCGCCCTGATCGTCGACGCGATGATCTCGAACCCGGCGCTCCTCGTCGCCGACAACGTGACCCAACCCCTCGACGTCACCGTCGCCGCCCAGGTGATCCGCCTGATGCGCGAACTCACCGAGGGCTTCGACACCGCGATCCTGTTCGTCTCGTCCTCGCTCCCCGTCGCCCGCGAGGCGGCGAGCCGCATCCTGGTCATCGACGAGGGCCGGCTGGTGGAGGAGCAGCCGACCGAAGCGCTGATCTCCGCGCCGCGCCACCCCTATACCCGCGAACTCGTGGCGCAGATCCCCGCGATCTGGAGCGTGCGGCCCACCGTCCCTGCCGTTCCGCGGGAGGCCAGGCCGCCGGATACCGCTATCGTCAGCCTGCGGGACGTGTCGCAGACCTACCGGGTGAAGAAGCGCGGTAGCTTCGCCGGGACGAGCGACTTGCGCGCCGTGCGCCACGTCACCTTCGACATCCACAAGGGCGACAGCTTCGCGGTGGTCGGCGAATCGGGCTGCGGCAAGTCCACCCTGATGCGCCTCCTCAGCCGGCTGGAAAGGCCCACCGGCGGCGCGGTCCTGTGCGAGGGGCGCGACATCGCCCGGCTCTCCGGGGCCGAACTTCTGGCCTTCCGGCGCAAGCTCCAGCTCGTGCTCCAGGATCCCTTCGACTCGCTGCCGCCGCGCACCGGTATCGGCGCGATGCTGGAGGCGCCCCTGCGCACCCATGGCTGGCGCGGTGCCGGGCGCATCCGCGACAAGGTGCGCGACGTCATGAACGACGTGGGGCTGCCCGTCTCGCTCTACGACCAGCTTCCCCTCGGTCTCTCCGCCGGGCAGCGCCAGCGCATCAACGTCGCCCGCGCGATGGTGCTCGACCCTGAGATCCTGCTCATGGACGAGACCCTCTCGGCCCTCGACCAGACCGAGCAGTTCAAGCTGCTGGCGCTGTTCGACAAGCTCCAGCGCGCCCACGGGCTGACCTACATCTACATCAGCCACGACCTCGCCATGGTGCGCAAAGCCTGCAACCGCATCGCCGTGATGTATCTCGGCGAGGTCGTCGAACTCGCCGACAACGAGCGCCTGTTCTTCGATCCCGGGCATCCCTACACGCGGACCCTGCTGTCGGCGATGCCGACCCTGGAGGAGCGGCGCTACCGGCCGGAGGATTGTCTCCTGGAGGGGGAGCCCCCGAGCCCGATCGACCTGCCCACCGGCTGTTCGTTCCGCTCGCGCTGCCCGCAGGCGTTCGAGACGTGCGTCACCCTGAGTCCGCATCTGGCCGTGCGCGGAACCCGCGATCTCGCCGCCTGCCATCTCGTGACGGAGCCGGTCACCGACTCCGTCGCCGGAGCGGCCTGA
- the srlR gene encoding Glucitol operon repressor, translating into MGITERRLALVLDALERDGRVSVKDLAIRLAISSETVRRDLRDLELRGHARRVYGGAVIDRRERDRPFDERVRVGAREKARIAEAALPLVEEGMTVFLDAGTTTLAFARQLLGRRLRVHTNSIDIAALLAGDSSAQVTVLGGDMKPDYRALFGHRTLAALREHVYDLAIMGIVTVHHEHGFMDLGEDEAVLRRVAVERTRRSVILADSSKFGRLGTIRTFGLDAVDTLVTNAPLSRDAARAFQHTQVDVIHA; encoded by the coding sequence ATGGGGATCACCGAGCGACGCCTCGCCCTCGTCCTCGACGCCCTCGAGCGCGACGGACGGGTCAGCGTGAAGGATCTGGCGATCCGGCTCGCCATCAGCAGCGAGACCGTGCGGCGCGACCTGCGCGACCTCGAACTGCGTGGCCATGCGCGGCGGGTCTATGGCGGGGCCGTCATCGACCGGAGGGAGCGCGACCGGCCCTTCGACGAGCGGGTCCGGGTGGGTGCCCGCGAGAAGGCGCGCATCGCCGAGGCCGCCCTGCCTCTGGTCGAGGAGGGAATGACCGTCTTCCTGGATGCGGGCACCACGACGCTGGCCTTCGCCCGCCAGCTGCTGGGCCGGCGGCTCCGGGTCCACACCAATTCCATCGACATCGCAGCGCTTCTGGCGGGCGATTCCAGCGCGCAGGTCACGGTACTGGGCGGCGACATGAAGCCCGACTACAGGGCGTTGTTCGGCCATCGTACGCTCGCCGCCCTTCGCGAGCACGTCTACGACCTCGCCATCATGGGCATCGTCACCGTGCATCACGAGCACGGGTTCATGGATCTGGGCGAGGACGAGGCGGTCCTGCGCCGTGTCGCCGTCGAGCGGACGCGCCGATCCGTCATCCTGGCCGATTCCTCGAAGTTCGGGCGGCTCGGCACGATCCGCACCTTCGGCCTCGACGCCGTCGATACCCTCGTCACCAACGCGCCCCTCAGCCGCGATGCGGCGCGGGCCTTCCAGCACACACAAGTGGATGTCATCCATGCCTGA
- a CDS encoding Putative hydrolase/MSMEI_3903 yields the protein MPETTAPSSVRIDPARLQAMMEAVSVFGGGADGAMTRLTLSAEDGQARDWLAAWFREHGFAGRVDAIGNQFGGLDLAGANAPVVMVGSHIDSQPNGGRFDGALGVISACEAILAVRESLAASGARAACNFVVANWTNEEGARFQPSLLGSSVFTGATDLAWALDRRDGAGISVGEALESIGYAGTDKVPVPAAYLELHIEGESFLEREGRRFGAFTRFWGAVKYRLAFLGRQAHTGPTPMAARHDALLAGAYIIADLKALAGEYGLDLHTSVGRMEIFPNSPNTVPSEAVLFIELRSGSQIILAEAEARLRASIEAAAARSEVGHEVRSIDRRAAGEMAPGLVRLAERASDANGAPARHLDTIGGHDAISLAAVCPSIVMAVPSVGGVIHHPTEFTRPEDHAFGTQVLADMLLILANEGLSVLEMEKERP from the coding sequence ATGCCTGAGACGACGGCTCCTTCCTCCGTGCGGATCGATCCCGCACGTCTTCAAGCCATGATGGAAGCCGTCTCCGTCTTCGGCGGGGGAGCGGACGGCGCCATGACCCGCCTGACCCTGTCGGCCGAGGACGGGCAGGCCCGCGACTGGCTCGCCGCCTGGTTCCGCGAGCACGGCTTCGCGGGAAGGGTCGATGCCATCGGCAACCAGTTCGGCGGCCTCGATCTCGCCGGCGCCAACGCCCCTGTGGTGATGGTCGGCTCCCATATCGACAGCCAGCCCAATGGCGGCCGCTTCGACGGCGCGCTGGGGGTGATCTCGGCCTGCGAAGCGATCCTCGCCGTCCGCGAAAGCCTGGCGGCAAGCGGTGCGCGGGCGGCCTGCAACTTCGTGGTCGCCAACTGGACCAACGAGGAGGGGGCACGCTTTCAGCCGAGCCTCCTCGGCAGCAGTGTCTTCACGGGGGCGACGGACCTCGCCTGGGCCCTCGACCGGCGGGACGGCGCCGGGATCTCTGTGGGCGAAGCCCTGGAGAGCATCGGCTATGCCGGCACCGACAAGGTGCCGGTTCCCGCCGCCTATCTCGAGCTCCACATTGAAGGCGAGTCGTTCCTCGAGCGCGAGGGTCGGCGGTTCGGTGCCTTCACGCGGTTCTGGGGAGCCGTGAAATACCGCCTCGCTTTCCTCGGGCGGCAGGCCCATACCGGGCCGACCCCGATGGCGGCGCGGCACGACGCCCTCCTGGCCGGGGCCTACATCATCGCCGATCTCAAGGCGCTCGCCGGAGAGTACGGTCTAGACCTGCACACCTCCGTCGGCCGGATGGAGATCTTCCCCAACTCGCCCAACACCGTGCCGAGCGAGGCCGTGCTGTTCATCGAGCTGCGCTCGGGTTCGCAGATTATCCTGGCCGAGGCGGAGGCGCGGCTGCGTGCGAGCATCGAGGCGGCGGCGGCGCGGTCCGAGGTAGGGCACGAGGTCCGTTCCATCGACCGTCGTGCGGCGGGAGAGATGGCGCCCGGTCTCGTCCGCCTCGCCGAGCGCGCGAGCGACGCCAACGGTGCTCCGGCTCGTCACCTGGACACGATCGGCGGCCACGATGCGATCAGCCTCGCGGCGGTGTGCCCGTCCATCGTGATGGCGGTGCCCAGCGTCGGCGGGGTGATTCACCACCCCACGGAATTCACCCGGCCGGAGGACCACGCCTTCGGCACGCAGGTTCTGGCCGATATGCTCCTCATCCTGGCCAACGAGGGCCTGTCGGTCCTTGAGATGGAGAAGGAGCGCCCGTGA
- the thiK_1 gene encoding Thiamine kinase, with the protein MISLGDATTESEHAFEAILRSVAPWQGRPMRYRPVLGGISNMNWRVEIDGEPHAYFVKMPGRGTEMFIDRAAAHAASRQAEAIGLGPRTFDHLDAQDIEIAEFVDGRRPSTHRDFADAALRTEAMDVYRRFHAAPLLPLTKTVFDMIAEHDRQVADLRAPVPPDHAWLSRQARMAQAALEAAGLDLVPCFNDPMPGNFLVGEDGSILLIDFEYASNNDRLYDLAIWSGEMFFPESVDRELIEAYFGRYDEALFARLMVHKALADIKWSTWAMVQNTISSLDFDFYKYGIWKHMRARSIMNDPRWPVFLKAL; encoded by the coding sequence ATGATCTCTCTGGGCGACGCCACAACCGAATCCGAGCACGCCTTCGAGGCGATTCTCCGCTCCGTCGCGCCCTGGCAGGGACGCCCGATGCGCTACCGCCCGGTCCTCGGCGGCATCAGCAACATGAATTGGCGCGTCGAGATCGACGGCGAACCCCACGCCTATTTCGTGAAGATGCCCGGTCGCGGAACGGAGATGTTCATCGACCGCGCCGCCGCCCATGCCGCCAGCCGGCAGGCGGAAGCGATCGGCCTCGGGCCTCGCACCTTCGACCATCTCGACGCGCAGGACATCGAGATCGCCGAGTTCGTGGATGGCCGGCGCCCCTCGACCCACCGCGATTTCGCCGACGCCGCCCTGCGGACCGAGGCGATGGACGTCTATCGCCGCTTCCACGCGGCGCCGCTGCTTCCGCTTACCAAGACCGTGTTCGACATGATCGCCGAGCACGACCGGCAGGTGGCCGACCTCCGGGCGCCGGTGCCGCCCGACCACGCGTGGCTGTCCCGCCAGGCCCGCATGGCACAGGCGGCGCTGGAGGCTGCCGGTCTCGATCTCGTGCCCTGCTTTAACGATCCGATGCCGGGCAACTTCCTCGTCGGCGAGGACGGCTCCATCCTGCTCATCGACTTCGAATATGCCTCCAACAACGACCGTCTCTACGACCTCGCGATCTGGAGCGGAGAGATGTTCTTCCCCGAGAGCGTCGACCGCGAGCTGATCGAGGCGTATTTCGGGCGCTACGACGAGGCGCTGTTCGCCCGCCTAATGGTTCACAAGGCGCTGGCCGACATCAAATGGTCGACCTGGGCGATGGTGCAGAACACGATCTCCAGCCTCGACTTCGACTTCTACAAGTACGGCATCTGGAAGCACATGCGTGCCCGTTCGATCATGAACGATCCACGCTGGCCGGTCTTTTTAAAGGCGCTCTGA
- the ndoA gene encoding Naphthalene 1,2-dioxygenase system ferredoxin subunit — translation MCAKPISAADSGRWVHVCRIEALAGREIIPVFVAGRHLVLVQDGDGIFAAERACPHEGADLALGHCSGGRLFCPRHLAWFALANGAVSPGWNFPDLRTYPTRREGGDIQVLIDARG, via the coding sequence ATGTGCGCCAAGCCTATCTCGGCGGCTGACAGCGGGCGCTGGGTCCACGTCTGCCGTATCGAAGCTCTCGCCGGCCGTGAGATCATCCCGGTCTTCGTCGCGGGCCGTCATCTCGTCCTCGTGCAGGACGGCGACGGGATCTTCGCCGCGGAACGGGCCTGCCCGCATGAGGGGGCGGATCTCGCCCTGGGCCATTGCTCCGGAGGGCGCCTGTTCTGCCCGCGGCACCTGGCATGGTTCGCGCTCGCGAACGGTGCCGTCTCGCCTGGATGGAATTTCCCCGATCTTCGCACCTACCCGACCCGCAGGGAGGGGGGCGATATCCAGGTTCTGATCGATGCCCGGGGATGA
- the livF_3 gene encoding High-affinity branched-chain amino acid transport ATP-binding protein LivF produces the protein MLEIRDLVCGYGAVTALKGLSLTVEEGQLVALVGANGAGKSTTLRAVSGLIPARSGSIHFDGRDITGTDPRKVLAQGIAHCPEGRRVFPQMSVAENLAMGAYLRRDPAGISADLTRIYGEFPRLAERRNQAAGTLSGGEQQMLAIGRALMSRPRLVLFDEPSLGLAPNIVERMFAVIRAICDTGTTVLLVEQNAFAALELCDYAYLLETGRIVLAGKGSTLIADPHVRQAYLGG, from the coding sequence ATGCTTGAGATCCGCGATCTCGTCTGCGGCTACGGCGCGGTGACGGCCCTCAAGGGACTCTCCCTGACAGTCGAAGAAGGGCAGCTCGTGGCCCTGGTGGGCGCCAACGGCGCCGGCAAATCGACGACGCTCCGGGCCGTCTCCGGCCTGATCCCGGCGCGCTCGGGCAGCATCCACTTCGACGGGCGGGACATCACCGGCACCGACCCGCGCAAGGTGCTGGCCCAGGGCATCGCCCATTGCCCGGAGGGGCGGCGGGTATTCCCGCAGATGAGCGTCGCCGAGAACCTCGCCATGGGCGCCTATCTGCGGCGCGATCCGGCCGGAATCTCCGCCGATCTCACGCGCATCTACGGCGAGTTCCCGCGCCTCGCCGAGCGCCGCAATCAGGCTGCCGGCACCCTCTCGGGGGGCGAGCAGCAGATGCTGGCCATCGGCCGCGCGCTGATGTCCCGCCCCCGCCTCGTCCTGTTCGACGAACCCTCGCTGGGCCTCGCCCCCAACATCGTCGAGCGCATGTTCGCCGTCATCCGGGCGATCTGCGATACCGGCACCACGGTCCTCCTGGTGGAGCAGAACGCCTTCGCGGCCCTGGAACTCTGCGACTACGCCTACCTGCTGGAGACGGGCCGCATCGTGCTGGCGGGAAAAGGCTCGACGCTGATCGCGGATCCTCATGTGCGCCAAGCCTATCTCGGCGGCTGA
- the lptB_3 gene encoding Lipopolysaccharide export system ATP-binding protein LptB, whose translation MSEIRAPILSVDHVGVRFGGLVAIADLHFDVHPGEIVSLIGPNGAGKTTAFNVMTGFLKPSQGQVRFRGTSLQGLQPHEIVRLGLSRTFQRTSVFPDDTVFDNVMIGLHRRGRARLVDTLLGRDRAGEAALRDQARELLDWVGLAGRAQDKAGSLAYGEQRLVGVALALATEPAMLLLDEPVSGMNASETQVFVRLIRSIRERGVTILLVEHDMPMVMEVSDRIVVLNYGRLIAEGPPAAIRADPAVIEAYLGQGSAAREAAQAAREAIDA comes from the coding sequence ATGAGCGAGATCCGCGCTCCCATCCTGTCGGTGGACCATGTCGGCGTGCGCTTCGGCGGCCTTGTCGCCATCGCCGACCTGCATTTCGACGTCCATCCCGGCGAGATCGTCAGCCTGATCGGCCCGAACGGGGCCGGCAAGACGACGGCCTTCAACGTGATGACGGGCTTCCTGAAGCCCAGCCAGGGTCAGGTCCGGTTCCGCGGCACCAGCCTTCAGGGGTTGCAGCCGCACGAGATCGTCCGGCTCGGCCTGAGCCGGACGTTCCAGCGCACGAGCGTGTTCCCCGACGACACCGTGTTCGACAACGTGATGATCGGCCTCCATCGCCGGGGCCGCGCGCGGCTGGTCGACACCCTGCTCGGGCGGGACCGCGCCGGCGAGGCCGCTCTCCGGGACCAGGCCCGTGAGCTCCTCGACTGGGTCGGACTTGCCGGCCGGGCTCAGGACAAGGCCGGGTCCCTGGCCTATGGCGAACAGCGCCTCGTCGGAGTCGCGCTGGCGCTCGCCACCGAGCCGGCGATGCTGCTCCTCGACGAGCCGGTCTCCGGTATGAACGCCTCCGAGACCCAGGTCTTCGTGCGCCTGATCCGCTCGATCCGCGAGCGCGGCGTCACCATCCTGCTCGTCGAGCACGACATGCCGATGGTCATGGAGGTCTCCGACCGGATTGTGGTGTTGAACTATGGCCGCCTCATCGCCGAGGGGCCGCCGGCGGCGATCCGTGCCGATCCGGCCGTGATCGAAGCCTATCTTGGGCAGGGCAGTGCCGCCCGCGAAGCCGCACAGGCCGCCAGGGAGGCGATCGATGCTTGA
- the livH_3 gene encoding High-affinity branched-chain amino acid transport system permease protein LivH has product MTRHLPALALLAALVALPFALGHNPYLLNALITTGIVTIAAMSLNLLLGFTGQLSLGHIAFFGIGAYVSALTSLGLDVELLWGLRVVHEPWPPVVGFGLAVLATAACGYLVGRLSFRVRGAYFVIVTISFAEVVRLVALNWVELTQGPLALTGIPPFTLWLPGLGSVTLRTKLQNYYLVLVVGTLCYGLIARLVRSRFGRAMRGLKENESLALSVGINATRTLTLAAVISAAMAGAAGSLYAHYLRIIDPDVFLFSTTVTMVIMVVGGGKGTLLGPVVGGLIFGLLPVALRPVMVPEAQWMVFGLVLIVIQFVMPRGIVPGLARLATRRRASEPARVPVEVRP; this is encoded by the coding sequence ATGACCCGGCACCTTCCCGCTCTCGCCCTGCTGGCGGCTCTCGTCGCCCTGCCCTTCGCGCTGGGCCACAATCCCTACCTGCTCAACGCGCTGATCACGACGGGCATCGTGACCATCGCCGCCATGAGCCTGAACCTGCTCCTCGGCTTCACCGGGCAGCTCAGCCTCGGGCACATCGCCTTCTTCGGCATCGGCGCCTATGTCAGCGCGCTGACCAGCCTCGGCTTAGACGTGGAGCTGCTCTGGGGCCTTCGCGTCGTACACGAGCCCTGGCCGCCGGTGGTGGGGTTCGGCCTCGCCGTGCTGGCGACGGCCGCCTGCGGCTACCTCGTCGGCCGCCTCTCCTTCCGGGTGCGGGGCGCCTATTTCGTCATCGTGACGATCTCCTTCGCCGAGGTGGTGCGGCTCGTGGCCCTCAACTGGGTGGAGCTGACTCAGGGGCCCCTTGCGCTGACGGGTATTCCGCCGTTCACCCTCTGGCTCCCCGGCCTCGGCTCCGTCACCCTGCGGACGAAGCTGCAGAACTACTACCTCGTCCTCGTGGTCGGCACGCTCTGCTACGGGCTCATCGCGCGCCTCGTCCGTTCGCGCTTCGGCCGGGCCATGCGGGGCCTGAAGGAGAACGAGTCCCTCGCCCTCTCGGTCGGCATCAACGCCACCCGCACCCTGACTCTCGCGGCGGTGATCTCGGCGGCAATGGCGGGGGCGGCCGGCAGCCTCTACGCCCATTATCTCCGCATTATCGACCCCGACGTGTTCCTGTTCTCCACCACGGTGACCATGGTCATCATGGTGGTGGGTGGCGGCAAGGGCACGCTGCTCGGCCCCGTCGTCGGCGGCCTGATTTTCGGCCTGCTTCCCGTCGCCCTGCGGCCGGTCATGGTGCCCGAGGCGCAGTGGATGGTGTTCGGTCTCGTGCTGATCGTGATCCAGTTCGTCATGCCCCGGGGCATCGTGCCGGGCCTCGCCCGGCTCGCCACGCGCCGCCGCGCTTCGGAACCCGCCCGCGTTCCCGTGGAGGTCAGGCCATGA
- the livH_4 gene encoding High-affinity branched-chain amino acid transport system permease protein LivH, giving the protein MTEFLQHLLNTLVLGGTYALLGIGLTLIFGIMNVVNFTHGALYTVGAYVMYLAVTALGLGFFAALPTAILGGLLLGAILDLVLLRPLRGADMDTTMLVMIGAGIVLQSGTLWLFGGVAKSIPTPFPDAPLQLGAVSVSWLRLFVLGAALALIGLTYWLINRTRLGLAMRATFQDHDTASLMGVNVRLIYTATFAIGSSLAAAAGALLGPVYVVFPQMGGMAELKAFAIVILGGLGNVTGAAIGGFILALAEELGAGYISSGYRDAMGFLIIIAVLIFKPTGLFAKAERIG; this is encoded by the coding sequence ATGACCGAATTCCTGCAGCACCTCCTCAACACCCTGGTCCTGGGGGGCACCTATGCCCTGCTCGGCATCGGGCTGACCCTGATCTTCGGCATCATGAATGTGGTGAACTTCACCCACGGGGCGCTCTACACGGTGGGAGCCTACGTCATGTACCTCGCCGTCACCGCCCTCGGGCTCGGCTTCTTCGCGGCCCTGCCGACGGCGATCCTCGGCGGCCTCCTGCTCGGCGCAATCCTCGACCTCGTGCTGCTGCGGCCCTTACGGGGCGCGGACATGGATACGACCATGCTGGTGATGATCGGGGCCGGCATCGTCCTGCAATCGGGCACGCTCTGGCTGTTCGGCGGCGTCGCCAAATCGATCCCGACGCCGTTCCCGGACGCGCCGCTCCAGCTGGGGGCCGTCTCCGTGTCCTGGCTGCGGCTGTTCGTGCTGGGCGCGGCCCTCGCGCTGATCGGGCTGACCTACTGGCTCATCAACCGGACCCGCCTCGGTCTGGCCATGCGGGCCACCTTCCAGGACCACGACACCGCCTCGCTGATGGGGGTCAACGTACGGCTCATCTACACCGCGACCTTCGCCATCGGATCCAGCCTCGCGGCGGCGGCGGGCGCACTCCTCGGGCCGGTCTACGTGGTGTTCCCGCAGATGGGCGGCATGGCGGAGCTGAAGGCTTTCGCCATCGTGATTCTCGGCGGGCTCGGCAACGTCACCGGGGCGGCTATCGGTGGCTTCATCCTGGCACTCGCCGAGGAACTGGGCGCCGGCTACATCTCGTCGGGCTACCGGGACGCCATGGGCTTCCTGATCATCATCGCGGTGCTGATCTTCAAGCCGACGGGCCTCTTCGCCAAGGCGGAGCGCATCGGATGA
- the braC_2 gene encoding Leucine-, isoleucine-, valine-, threonine-, and alanine-binding protein, translating to MTRSHTIPALTLAFVLSAGVAHAQAIRIGVNEPLTGPFAASGTYVVNGARIAADEINAKGGVLGKKLELVVEDNKSNPTEAAAVAEKLITSDKTPVLMGAWGSSLTLAVMPKLADYETAMLVETSSSGKITTSGNPYVFRISPPSALEAEAFAPMVEKLGLKKVDFLAINNDWGRGAAADFGKMLKGKGVTVGLVETMDQGAQDMTAQLSKLKGSDADTLLITAAVDQLTLLFKQMAALGLKKRIITTGGSQNPDQIIAQAGAAAEGTMHLTTFLPWYPEKTPNPAATAYFIGEWKKRGFEFAGVTESFRGYDGIRAIAAAIEKGGGADAASIKKGFWSVDFTGLNGQIRFAKAGPAGSESGQSKPDVYLVKIDGGKVVVPEF from the coding sequence ATGACGCGCAGCCACACGATCCCCGCCTTGACCCTTGCTTTCGTCCTGTCGGCGGGGGTGGCCCACGCGCAGGCCATCCGGATCGGCGTCAACGAGCCCCTCACCGGGCCCTTCGCGGCGTCGGGCACCTACGTGGTTAACGGCGCCCGGATCGCCGCCGACGAGATCAACGCCAAGGGCGGTGTCTTGGGAAAGAAACTCGAACTCGTCGTCGAGGACAATAAGAGCAACCCCACCGAGGCGGCGGCGGTGGCCGAAAAACTCATCACTAGCGACAAGACCCCGGTGCTCATGGGCGCCTGGGGTTCGAGTCTGACCCTCGCGGTGATGCCCAAGCTCGCCGATTACGAGACCGCGATGCTGGTGGAGACCTCGTCGTCGGGCAAGATCACCACCTCGGGTAACCCATACGTCTTCCGCATCTCGCCGCCCTCGGCCCTGGAAGCCGAGGCCTTCGCGCCGATGGTCGAAAAGCTCGGCCTGAAGAAGGTCGATTTCCTCGCCATCAACAACGACTGGGGCCGGGGGGCGGCGGCCGATTTCGGCAAGATGCTCAAGGGCAAGGGCGTCACGGTCGGCCTCGTGGAGACCATGGACCAGGGCGCGCAGGACATGACCGCCCAATTGTCCAAGCTGAAGGGCTCGGATGCCGACACGCTTCTGATCACGGCCGCCGTCGATCAGCTCACGCTCCTATTCAAGCAGATGGCGGCGCTGGGCCTCAAGAAGCGGATCATCACCACCGGCGGCTCCCAGAACCCTGACCAGATCATTGCCCAGGCGGGTGCTGCCGCCGAGGGGACGATGCATCTCACCACCTTCCTGCCCTGGTACCCGGAGAAGACCCCGAACCCGGCGGCCACCGCCTATTTCATCGGCGAGTGGAAGAAGCGCGGCTTCGAGTTCGCCGGCGTCACCGAGAGCTTCCGGGGCTACGACGGCATCCGCGCCATCGCGGCGGCCATCGAGAAGGGTGGCGGTGCCGATGCGGCCTCGATCAAGAAGGGCTTCTGGTCGGTCGATTTCACCGGCCTCAACGGACAGATCCGCTTCGCCAAGGCCGGCCCCGCCGGGTCCGAGAGCGGCCAGAGCAAGCCGGATGTCTATCTCGTCAAGATCGACGGCGGGAAGGTCGTCGTGCCCGAATTCTAG